From Malaya genurostris strain Urasoe2022 chromosome 2, Malgen_1.1, whole genome shotgun sequence:
ACCGCTGTTGACGTATCGGCCGCAGCTCCGGTTGCTGCTTCACCGGCCAAGGCACCGAAGAAAGCCAAAGCCGCCAAGGGAGAAGCCAAAAAACCGAAGAAGCCATCGACACATCCACCAGTCAATGACATGGTAGTGGCTGCCATCAAGACGCTGAAGGAACGCAACGGATCTTCGCTGCAGGCCATCAAGAAGTACATCGCCGCCAACTACAAGTGCGACGTCGCCAAGCTGGCCCCGTTCATCAAGAAGGCCCTGAAATCTGGCGTCGAGAAGGGAAAGCTCACCCAGACCAAGGGTTCCGGTGCATCCGGCTCGTTCAAAATCAAAGCCGGTGCCAAGCAACCGGCTGGCGAGAAGAAGCCGAAGAAGGCTGCTGCCAAAAAACCGAAGAAGGCTGCCGGAGAGAAGAAAAAGGTTGCCAAGAAACCCGCTGGCGAGAAGAAACCGAAGGCCAAAAAGCCTGCAGGTGAGAAAAAGCCGAAAGCCGCCGCTGCAAAGAAGGCTAAGGCAGCACCAGCCAAGGCCGCCAAGAAGGCTGCTGCACCGAAGCAGAAGGCCACCAAGCCATCGAAAGCCGCTGCCAACAAGCCCAAGACCCCGAAGCCAAAGAAGGCCGCGCCAGCCAAAAAAGCTGCCCCGAAGAAGGTGGCTGCCAAGAAGTAAATTGACCCATCGTCAGtcagtcatcatcatcatgtcgaattctACCGTTCTTATTTCGACGGTGTTCAACAAAacagtccttttcaggactaccAAAAAATCCATGCAAAGAATTAATCGATATTTCCTACTTCGCTCGCTTTTGGGTAGTCCGCTTCAACAAAACTGcacagtaagaaaaaaaaaaaaaaggcgggtgggtaatgtcagagacataactggatgtcgtgaatacgaaaacaaatgacatgttccttaacacttccgaatatcaaatagttgatcaattgtatgaattatgcaagcattccccttttccacatttttcgcaaaaacaaagaaggcttcacttgatctcgattactgtgaatttcacacagcgaaaagtgcaagaatctaaccaaactgttctacatttgcactaaactgaggatattttctttcgatttgcgaacaacacatcctaatagttcttcagaaaacttttagagccattagaacggctgattttttataatgctttccaacgatgcttattcatccatcgaaatgactggcagctgtgacgtaatcactcttatcggaagcgaaactagctttgcaaacggcacaaaatacatctgctcgcattggcgatagaatccaaactgattagatttttgttaggagctttcttttacgtgatttcgtttgtagcattttcactaatgggcggtcctaacggctataaaaatagccgcatacagaatttttatgtcgattatttcatttcggatttgcaaaattttttgaaaaaaactatcaatatgctgtagggattaatttccagcattcagaagggtcaaattgcggaattctctacgatattaaactcggaacatttttctcaaaaaaaggcttcacttgatctcgattactgtgaatttcacacagcgaaaagtgcacaaatctaaccaaattgttcttgatttgcactaaactgaggataattacctgcgatttgcgaaaaacaaatcctaatagttctttagaaaaattttagagccattagaacggctgattttttataatgctctccaacgttgctttttcatccatcgaaatgactggcagctgtgacgtaatcgctcttgtcgaaagcgaaactagctgtgcagacgacacaaaacacatctgctcgcagtggcgatagaatccaaactgattcaatttttgttaagagatttccttttatgtgatttcgtttgtagctttttcactaatgggcggtcctaacggctataaaaatagccgcatatagaatttcaatgtcgattatttcatttcggatttgcataatttattgaaagagactatcaatatgctgtagggattcgtttctagcattcagaaggaccaaattgaggaactcactacgatattcaccacttttggaaacatttttcttgaacgatttgttgtacagcagcagctattttcttctcttcctcagaacgcgttctgattggctggtgttgacatgggtcaaatgagataggtttttcaatagtgtactattgaaatacttcaatgctcttgctatacacgtttaagttgaaaaatttcgattctattggtagttagattatataaatccttccacagatcactgagctatgagctttcaaaatacgagaaaggcaaacgcgccatatgaattatcctctttgatactcgtttataccaaacatttcagaaaagtttaattttgaactatttgagattatgtcacacaactgaaaattttatcataaaattgtgatcatatttccgatggcatgtagcaaaaattatgttgattcgttagatacaacaagagatattcacgatcaaaaacttatcactctctcagagggtaaattttgaaaaggcaccccatagtaaagtaagtcgtattcacgacaaaatttctaaactggtctcaaaactacacaaatcgattgtcgttatcagtaggcaactaaccaaaccgattccggctatcctggttccaggtatccggttccggaagtaccggaaatagtggtcaattgATCCAGGGTGGCAagcgaccgggaaaatcgggaaaaccgggaaaaggtcgggaatttgatttttttcgagaaaaaccaggaaaaagtcgggaattttagtgaaaaactgggaaaaatattactagctcacctatgagtaacagttgttagcataatgattttttttcagcaatcgAAGAGTAAGAGACAATACCCTATTTTGCGTTTTGGCGAAATGTTCAGTACAAGTGTTGAAATAATTTAttgtccattggaaattgggccaacaccccatatctcgtccaacgatttttagaggcttgcaggtagttttaaatcaaacaggaatCATCAGAGTTTTTTaagttgttatcaataacagcatattgaaagctcattttgaaaaataaggataatttggatgcttctgttggatttttattaaatttttaaataagtaTTCAAAACACCTGCAAAATTTATGGCAAAATCTCTAGGTAGCATAGGGAAAATATGTAagtttttaagtttgctaataattgcccttttttgcctttctctatagaaaggtaatagaattgctggaaaaaccgactttcgaacggaacctcggagacccatagtgttatataccattcgactcagttcgtcgagatcggaaaatgtctgtgtgtgtgtgtatgtatgtgtgtgtgtgtatgtatgtgcacttttcgaagatatttgaacgcgctcaattttctcagagatggctgaaccgatttgaacaaacttgggctcgtttgaaagctactgtcgggccattgatcaagttcaaagatcaaatggctgtgacttttggttccggagatatgattgtataagtgacgtaaccgacaaaaagcgttgtatttgaacgcgctcaaatttctcagagatggctgaaccgattttaacaaacttgggctcgtttgaaagctactgtcgggccattgatcaagttcgaagatcaaatggctgtgacttttggttccggagatatgattgtataagtgacgtaacgataaaacacattgatttttatcgctcttatatatataagggtgccaaaattttgggatcacctctattttcgttaagctctagtgctcaaaagtttaagtacctcgaaaaaagccttcatgcaaaatttgacctaaatcggacatgctaaggggtgctgcccggtggtaaaggtttgacaattttcgatcttgaaaaagcaccataggggggagtacatgaaatttccaaaatcgaaaattttttttggtgccgaaactcttaaaactgcatgaaacatcgaaatttagtgtcatctcaaaaaaattttttttgaaaaaatcaactttctgggactttgaaaaattttcttattttttctaagtcccaaaaagtcgactttttcaaaaattttttttttcgagatgacactaaatctcgacgtttcatgcaattctaagccttttggcatcaaaatttttttttcgatttcgaaaatttcatgtactcccccctatggtgatttttcaagatatatgaaaatttcactaagtggactaagaaggctttttttagattagcatcattgttctcatacaaataggcaacgcaaatgtcaagcactagtttggaaaaatgatgctgactgtgtgacataaacactgaagcatgcttttgtgaactactcgaatcaatctgaatcaattggtgtcaaaaattatttaataaatgtatgaaacatattttcatgagactgttatgaaagaagagaaaggcattatcacaccactaggtggattaagaagggtttttaaatagaggttttaacattaatgtcattcacctcttcaggCCAGActgtctgaccctatgtgcggggttggaaatcgaaggcgggctgcgtgaaaggcatcgacttacacatcacgctacacccgtccccttaATAATTGCCCttgtttcatcataatttgtctcagtaaggttatcttgagacaatacttgtgttgtcATGCTTATATTTCTGTGAGATATCAAAAGGACTCGCAAAATTGGAAgagttgaaactggtttctgagaaccagtatagaatcttagaaagatttagaaaattaattgatttgttcagtgaatctatgtttaattttttttaaaggtcctcaactattccatagtaggatcacaagaacgttgatatggatgtagatgaaggtgaattgaatcaagtttgagcttttggaacttcaataaagtaatgatttaaattatttacggctatatctatatttcccaaaacaatttcagggtttacattcgatagtattctagtcgattagttctaaacttgtagaatatataactaattgaactaatcattgcttaatttgaaacgCTGAATgctattgattgatctgctagaatcagatcaattgtagaaagatttctcatagaagataaattagtgaagctattggaaataaaactggtttaaaaccagcggagagttcatcatgaagaactcgtactttctgattattctgcgagcatttagaatcctattaaaaaaacacatcgatatattgtgcattttaacagttataatttgatttatttgcccatcaacgcattgaaatcgtaattattgtttattgactaacagatatattagaaaggtgttttaaaagaGCAAGTCAACGGTTTTGCGAAATCTTAGATATACATACATCCAATGATTTTATATTCAATTCTATCACGTAAATTCATCTGagggtatcgttcattgaacagatgtgcttgcaagcgacataatttaaacagtttatgtccatataacaatatattgccgataatttggcagaaagcggctcgatatttttctacattgtatacaaaatTTTGAATCTGGTAGAagctgctacaagaactcgctgtgtctcaatgcatgaaccgtgcaagaatttttctacatttcttcgctccacttcatactctgagtatttcacacccctaacaaaatatatacagtccGGCAATGATCCAAGAGAATCGCAAattgataattatcgcagataattcgacttgatgattctcatactaggttacaatatacaATATCTCAAAACCCTAatatggagcattcacagacattttcatagacaccacttatacaaaggttaattgtacatagttagaataagcggcaatagtaaaatgattttgtcgcaattatccactgcccgtatataATAtatacgagaataagcgaccgtttgttgcttcagagagaatccccacagcagcgtgctaacccgggATGCTCAgccaggtcatcgagagaatttCGCTCTTGCCCTGGTGTTTATTCTATGTTATATGAACCATGACggtgttttgttgctgagatgatatccgtctctctttgatggaaatgattgaatattgtgaagagttggtagagagcgttctttggtacgataaaagccatccttggccatTCTGCCATTTATAATTTTCCCGCTGATCTGAGATttcgacttttacttccggaagaagcgaagaaagctctgtacaaaatgatttgaagttgcaagcacagattgttgttgttttttccgaGTGGCTAGCGTCCGTTATTgggattgttgttccttattgatttattttcaatcatatgtataaaaaaaatgataaaaacagtcatgtgcactcggaagaaatcggttacgtgtagccaaaacccctgaatgacttggAAAAGGCTTTATGCTCTTCTTATACGCACATgttataattaatatttttttgtttattcatcGAAATGCCTGGAAAGTAATTGAATCCTCAATTAGCGGGCCTATTACAACGATCCTTCttggacatgggatatctgtttaaagtttaaactaaaaattaataaaaaactaaacaggggcgatttgagcctattccaaaaaccgggaatttttatctcaaaaaaccgggaaaaccatgaaaaaaccgggaaattgaaatcggcaattcacttgccaccctgattgatctcactcacttttctcagcaatggtttaaccgattttca
This genomic window contains:
- the LOC131428844 gene encoding histone H1B-like, whose protein sequence is MAETAVDVSAAAPVAASPAKAPKKAKAAKGEAKKPKKPSTHPPVNDMVVAAIKTLKERNGSSLQAIKKYIAANYKCDVAKLAPFIKKALKSGVEKGKLTQTKGSGASGSFKIKAGAKQPAGEKKPKKAAAKKPKKAAGEKKKVAKKPAGEKKPKAKKPAGEKKPKAAAAKKAKAAPAKAAKKAAAPKQKATKPSKAAANKPKTPKPKKAAPAKKAAPKKVAAKK